A genomic segment from Luteibacter aegosomatis encodes:
- a CDS encoding glucose/quinate/shikimate family membrane-bound PQQ-dependent dehydrogenase — MYVRTRAFHPMTVFTAFVFAAYGAVLLWGGIQLLHVGGSPYYLVAGLVTLLSALLLLLRSRMGVYLFSFLLIGTAAWAVWEVHLDWWQLLTRLDLWFALGLWLLLPWSRRGLTPGRFTNTARGTGGGFLFLALLVVAAVGAAGALYPEPDLDGSLPMATVAGPQGDRAMRPDADWTDYGGSPFGQRYSPLTQINADNVQHLDVAWKIQTGDTPGPDDPTETTAENTPLKIGDTVYLCTPHSRVIAVDAATGARRWEFDPQLQSPVGFKHWEHMTCRGVSYHDDAKYASAQVPAPATTAPASASSTWVPTATASAICPRRLFLPTADARLIALDADTGKPCPDFGNQGTVDLRANIGPFTPGGYYSTSPPAVTRDLVIIGGHVTDNESTNEPSGVIRAYDVHDGHLVWNWDPGKPDDTAPIAAGGIYTRNSPNVWSLFSVDESLGMVYLPMGNQTPDQFAGTRTPTSEKFGAGVVALDIATGKLRWNYQFTHHDLWDMDVGGQPTLIDLKTADGMKPALVASTKQGSVYVLDRRDGTPIVPIHEVPRPQGAVAGDHTSPTQPLSELNFAPPDVRESDMWGTTPLDQLWCRVRFRSLRYDGMFTPPSEQGSLAFPGNFGVFDWGGVSVDPTRQLMLINPSYMAFQSRLIPQDKLAQTEVAESKSETQGIKQVKGIPYAIELQPFLSPLGIPCQAPPWGYVAGVDLGTGRMMWRHKNGTIVDSAPLPIPMPLGVPSMGGMLTTAGGVTFLSGTLDNYIRGYDVRTGHKLWEARLPAGGQATPMSYADASGRQYVLVVAGGHGSLGTKQGDWVIAYALPR, encoded by the coding sequence ATGTACGTAAGAACTCGCGCCTTTCACCCGATGACGGTGTTCACCGCCTTCGTCTTCGCGGCCTACGGCGCGGTCTTGCTCTGGGGCGGCATCCAGCTGCTGCACGTCGGCGGATCTCCCTATTACCTGGTGGCCGGTCTGGTGACGCTGCTGTCGGCGTTGCTGCTCCTGCTGCGATCGCGCATGGGCGTCTACCTGTTCTCGTTCCTGCTCATCGGCACCGCCGCATGGGCCGTATGGGAAGTGCACCTGGACTGGTGGCAACTGCTGACCCGCCTTGACCTCTGGTTCGCGCTCGGCCTTTGGCTGTTGTTGCCGTGGTCGCGGCGCGGCCTCACCCCGGGCCGCTTCACCAATACGGCCCGGGGCACGGGCGGCGGGTTCCTCTTCCTCGCGCTGCTCGTGGTCGCGGCGGTCGGCGCGGCCGGTGCGCTGTATCCGGAGCCCGACCTGGATGGCTCCCTGCCGATGGCCACCGTCGCGGGCCCGCAGGGCGATCGCGCGATGCGTCCGGACGCCGACTGGACCGACTACGGCGGTTCGCCGTTCGGACAGCGCTATTCGCCGCTCACGCAGATCAATGCGGACAACGTGCAGCACCTCGACGTGGCGTGGAAGATCCAGACCGGCGATACGCCGGGACCGGACGATCCCACCGAAACCACCGCGGAAAACACGCCGCTCAAGATCGGCGACACCGTCTACCTGTGCACCCCGCACAGCCGCGTGATCGCCGTGGACGCGGCCACGGGCGCGAGGCGCTGGGAATTCGATCCACAACTGCAGAGCCCCGTCGGCTTCAAGCATTGGGAGCACATGACCTGCCGCGGCGTGTCGTATCACGACGACGCGAAATACGCATCGGCCCAGGTCCCCGCGCCGGCGACGACGGCGCCCGCGTCCGCATCCAGCACGTGGGTACCGACGGCCACCGCCTCGGCCATCTGCCCGCGCCGCCTGTTTCTCCCCACGGCGGACGCGCGCCTGATCGCGCTCGACGCCGACACGGGCAAGCCGTGCCCCGACTTCGGCAACCAGGGCACCGTCGACCTGCGCGCGAATATCGGACCGTTCACCCCCGGCGGCTATTACTCCACGTCGCCCCCGGCGGTGACGCGCGACCTGGTCATCATCGGCGGCCACGTCACCGACAACGAATCCACGAACGAGCCGTCCGGCGTGATACGCGCCTACGACGTGCACGACGGCCACCTGGTGTGGAACTGGGACCCGGGCAAGCCCGACGACACCGCGCCCATCGCGGCGGGCGGCATCTACACGCGCAACTCGCCCAACGTGTGGTCGCTCTTCAGCGTGGACGAGTCGCTGGGCATGGTCTACCTGCCGATGGGCAACCAGACGCCCGACCAGTTCGCCGGCACGCGCACGCCCACCTCCGAGAAGTTCGGCGCGGGCGTCGTCGCCCTCGATATCGCCACCGGCAAGCTGCGCTGGAATTACCAGTTCACCCACCACGACCTGTGGGACATGGACGTTGGCGGCCAGCCGACCCTCATCGACCTGAAGACCGCCGACGGCATGAAGCCCGCGCTCGTGGCGTCCACCAAGCAGGGCAGCGTCTACGTGCTCGACCGCCGCGACGGCACGCCCATCGTGCCCATCCACGAAGTGCCTCGACCGCAGGGCGCGGTGGCCGGCGACCATACGTCACCGACGCAGCCCTTGTCGGAACTCAATTTCGCGCCGCCGGACGTGCGCGAAAGCGACATGTGGGGTACCACGCCGCTCGACCAGCTGTGGTGCCGCGTGCGTTTCCGCTCGCTGCGTTACGACGGCATGTTCACCCCGCCGTCGGAGCAGGGTTCGCTCGCGTTCCCCGGCAACTTCGGCGTGTTCGACTGGGGCGGCGTGTCGGTGGATCCCACGCGGCAGCTCATGCTCATCAACCCGAGCTACATGGCCTTTCAGTCGCGGCTGATACCCCAGGACAAGCTGGCGCAGACGGAAGTCGCGGAGTCGAAAAGCGAGACCCAGGGCATCAAGCAGGTCAAGGGCATTCCCTACGCCATCGAACTGCAGCCGTTCCTCTCGCCGCTGGGCATTCCTTGCCAGGCGCCGCCGTGGGGCTATGTCGCGGGCGTCGACCTGGGCACCGGACGCATGATGTGGCGCCACAAGAACGGCACCATCGTCGACAGCGCACCGTTGCCGATCCCGATGCCGCTGGGCGTGCCCAGCATGGGTGGCATGCTCACCACCGCGGGTGGCGTCACGTTCCTGAGCGGCACGCTCGACAACTACATCCGTGGGTACGACGTGCGCACCGGGCACAAGCTTTGGGAGGCGCGCTTGCCCGCGGGCGGCCAGGCCACGCCCATGAGCTACGCGGACGCGAGCGGGCGGCAGTACGTGCTCGTCGTCGCGGGCGGCCATGGTTCGCTCGGGACGAAGCAGGGCGATTGGGTCATCGCGTACGCGCTGCCCCGTTAA